A genomic stretch from Halobellus sp. LT62 includes:
- a CDS encoding BGTF surface domain-containing protein, which produces MTRIPSQIGAVSLAALVVLSVVAGSVTFAGSVAAVDGISTDPGIDPGEIDESTQGQEHSFNYTFTGVNTSGDITATLSIPPEFTVESADVEMKNESGAVLETNTTAENTIEIASTEPTETMYLAGTVALTSPAVDADTTTYLKINATDDDGEFSVEDELVIENDPLEIDSTAFEPTEVDQETENRHAFNYSFTGVNRSDDTTYSIDAPAEFTIESYDIVVENASGDELTSTVQESDNTLELTTGSDTERVYLNGSVNLTSPPVPEGSETADYDVTIGASDAGRNTDTTETITVLYEGGQPGDPEFLSATQFVQSDGTPAIEVAFSEDIENFESHYGLYVDEEEVTGDIVANVDEAQGRVIIELDDTDSRDLTLRLEDGIEDTDGNALANPDDPEYKPISFAPTSVGAGESANVYSGSVVSIVADSANTDITLQGTDDDTDNYFFEGSTGTNSRVFLFDTEGEEIGDYEAELGNEGTASLTIRDLDLSLDIEDRNVTTLQTIDGTVSGQVGNRELELELLDDNDEVIDDRLVELTGQGNYDFTYDVESLELETGEYTVRATDTASGVSVESDTITVREAGDTEATFPISTIQEERGDVVAIPIELQNTREATLTIGGDESGYQSSVTVREDDDDRDGEVTVYFNSYEASNVGTGSFDGEDGLFSVDDEAEIVDGEVSTGVSNLLDAEIYPVEASTGGELTDVSQINLRERETTAIRTWTAPRNRYGDLDTGADFREAMDDEWVTRDSDIAVGDTLVYEIEASGLEGALDAHEEDTVTTEFFDFADGTGSDPVALFSVEEEDPGPNQDPLLLDLDTSNARVVADSANDTYYVVAQTGEDDLEGVEDEDGDGVIDPDEDRTGSIDAESSLRASFTVYGEDENDLDLTADGEDETVETTHSLTEPAFEMTEPFNVTEVSGQEIFGEATVAPGTEVRVRVRSADGVRPAFLKTETTTVDADGQFLVTLSFNDTSPGDRYSIVVSDIGPAPELTVEGTVQPVIQTPTTDTPTETTTTTTQTATSTTTTAATTSTTTTEIPTVQTPTTTPGFGVLAALIALAGAALLAVRREFE; this is translated from the coding sequence ATGACACGCATACCCTCCCAAATCGGTGCGGTTTCGCTCGCAGCGCTCGTGGTGCTGTCAGTCGTCGCTGGCAGCGTCACGTTCGCCGGCTCCGTCGCTGCCGTCGATGGAATCAGTACCGACCCCGGAATCGATCCCGGCGAAATTGACGAATCAACGCAGGGCCAAGAACACTCGTTCAATTACACATTCACCGGCGTCAACACGTCCGGGGATATTACGGCCACGCTATCGATACCACCCGAATTCACGGTCGAGAGTGCCGACGTCGAGATGAAGAACGAGAGCGGTGCAGTTCTCGAAACGAACACGACCGCCGAAAACACGATCGAAATCGCCAGTACGGAACCGACGGAGACGATGTACCTCGCGGGAACAGTAGCGCTCACGAGTCCCGCAGTCGACGCCGATACCACGACGTATCTCAAGATCAACGCGACCGACGACGACGGTGAATTCAGCGTAGAAGACGAGCTCGTGATCGAAAACGATCCGCTCGAAATCGACTCGACGGCGTTCGAGCCCACGGAAGTCGACCAAGAGACGGAGAACCGACACGCGTTCAACTACTCGTTCACCGGCGTCAACAGAAGCGACGACACCACCTACTCGATCGACGCCCCGGCCGAGTTCACGATCGAGAGCTACGATATCGTCGTCGAGAACGCAAGCGGCGATGAGTTGACCAGCACGGTTCAGGAGTCGGACAACACACTGGAACTCACCACGGGATCCGACACCGAGCGGGTCTATCTCAACGGCTCGGTGAATCTGACGAGTCCTCCGGTTCCGGAGGGCTCTGAAACGGCCGATTACGACGTCACCATCGGCGCGAGCGATGCTGGACGGAATACGGACACGACTGAGACGATTACCGTCCTGTACGAGGGCGGCCAACCCGGCGATCCGGAGTTCCTGAGCGCGACCCAGTTCGTCCAATCCGACGGAACGCCCGCCATCGAGGTCGCGTTCTCCGAGGACATCGAGAACTTCGAGTCGCACTACGGGTTGTACGTCGACGAGGAGGAGGTGACTGGTGACATCGTCGCCAACGTCGACGAGGCGCAAGGTCGCGTGATCATCGAACTCGACGACACCGACAGCCGAGATCTGACGCTCCGACTCGAAGACGGGATCGAAGACACTGACGGAAACGCGCTCGCGAATCCCGACGACCCCGAATACAAGCCGATCAGCTTCGCGCCGACGTCCGTGGGGGCGGGTGAATCCGCCAACGTCTACAGCGGATCGGTCGTTTCGATCGTCGCTGATTCCGCTAACACGGACATCACCCTTCAGGGTACCGACGACGACACGGACAACTACTTCTTCGAGGGGTCGACCGGAACCAACAGCCGCGTCTTCCTCTTCGACACGGAGGGTGAGGAAATCGGCGACTACGAGGCCGAACTCGGAAACGAGGGAACTGCTTCACTCACGATCCGCGACCTCGATCTCTCACTCGATATCGAGGACCGAAACGTGACCACCCTCCAGACGATCGACGGGACCGTCTCGGGACAAGTGGGTAACAGAGAACTCGAACTGGAACTCCTCGACGACAACGACGAGGTGATCGACGACCGGCTCGTCGAACTCACGGGACAGGGCAACTACGACTTCACCTACGACGTCGAATCGCTGGAACTCGAAACGGGCGAGTACACCGTCCGCGCGACCGACACAGCGTCCGGCGTTTCGGTCGAATCGGACACGATCACCGTCCGCGAGGCGGGCGATACCGAGGCGACGTTCCCGATAAGCACTATCCAAGAAGAGCGCGGTGATGTGGTCGCGATTCCGATCGAACTGCAGAACACCCGCGAAGCGACGCTGACCATCGGTGGCGACGAATCGGGCTATCAGTCGTCGGTTACCGTCCGCGAAGACGATGACGACCGGGACGGCGAGGTGACGGTCTACTTCAATAGCTACGAAGCCTCGAACGTCGGCACAGGATCGTTTGACGGCGAGGACGGCCTCTTCAGCGTCGATGACGAGGCCGAGATCGTCGACGGTGAGGTGAGCACCGGCGTCTCCAACCTCCTCGATGCGGAAATCTATCCGGTCGAGGCCAGCACCGGCGGTGAATTGACTGACGTGAGCCAGATCAATCTGCGTGAGCGCGAGACAACTGCGATCCGAACGTGGACCGCGCCGCGGAACCGCTACGGCGACCTCGACACCGGCGCGGACTTCCGCGAGGCGATGGACGACGAGTGGGTGACGCGCGATTCCGATATCGCCGTCGGCGACACCCTCGTCTACGAGATCGAGGCCTCGGGGCTCGAAGGCGCGCTCGACGCGCACGAGGAGGACACCGTCACCACCGAATTCTTCGACTTCGCCGACGGGACCGGTTCCGATCCCGTCGCGCTGTTCAGCGTCGAAGAGGAGGACCCCGGACCGAATCAGGACCCGTTACTGCTCGACCTCGACACCTCGAACGCGCGAGTCGTCGCCGATTCGGCTAACGACACCTATTACGTGGTCGCACAGACCGGCGAGGACGACCTCGAAGGCGTCGAAGACGAGGACGGCGACGGCGTGATCGACCCCGACGAGGACCGGACCGGCTCCATCGACGCCGAGAGCAGTCTTCGGGCGTCGTTCACCGTCTACGGCGAGGACGAGAACGACCTCGATCTGACGGCCGACGGCGAAGACGAGACCGTCGAGACGACGCACTCGCTGACCGAACCGGCGTTCGAGATGACCGAGCCGTTCAACGTGACCGAGGTGAGCGGCCAAGAGATCTTCGGCGAGGCGACCGTCGCGCCCGGAACGGAAGTCCGCGTCCGCGTGCGGAGCGCCGACGGCGTCCGCCCGGCGTTCCTGAAGACCGAGACCACGACCGTCGACGCCGACGGACAGTTCCTCGTGACGCTGTCGTTCAACGACACGAGCCCGGGCGACCGCTACTCGATCGTCGTCAGCGACATCGGTCCGGCACCCGAACTGACTGTCGAGGGGACCGTCCAGCCGGTGATCCAGACGCCGACGACGGACACGCCGACCGAGACGACGACCACGACGACGCAGACAGCAACGTCTACGACGACGACTGCGGCGACCACGTCCACCACGACCACCGAGATTCCGACCGTCCAGACACCGACGACGACGCCCGGATTCGGCGTGTTAGCGGCGCTGATCGCGTTGGCCGGTGCGGCGCTCCTCGCGGTGCGACGCGAGTTCGAGTGA
- a CDS encoding thiamine-binding protein: MTAVALLSVAPVIEGSMAEEVAKAVNALESFDVDYETNPMGTVIEADDVGTIFAAAEAAHRAVDGDRVSTVLKIDDKRTSDESASEKVASVEAALGRPARSDND; encoded by the coding sequence ATGACCGCTGTCGCCCTGCTGAGCGTCGCACCGGTGATCGAGGGAAGTATGGCCGAAGAGGTCGCGAAGGCCGTCAACGCGCTGGAGTCGTTCGACGTCGACTACGAGACGAATCCGATGGGGACCGTGATCGAGGCCGACGACGTCGGAACGATTTTCGCCGCCGCCGAGGCCGCCCATCGCGCCGTCGACGGGGATCGGGTGAGCACCGTGTTGAAGATCGACGACAAGCGGACGTCCGACGAGAGCGCTAGCGAGAAAGTCGCGTCCGTCGAGGCGGCGCTCGGTCGCCCCGCGCGTAGCGATAACGACTAG
- a CDS encoding AI-2E family transporter, whose product MDGNRFVVALFGLLVGVITAALAYEFIAPLTVSVFLYYSTRRYHRFLSRFRLPSSARAVVVLASLALPLILLVSYATVLLIVEARRFIEQYALIEVANQRFEWFGGVNELPEFTVQGLYDAYRSGDLAPFIDFATEHAEFLTTLVSGFFLNIFIVVIVTYYLLVDGHKVSRWLLKFDDGAIIREYLEAVDDELEAVLFGNLLNVLAISLIAIGAFSLYNTFVPAAAEVPYPALVGALTGIASLIPVVGMKIVYVPVTIAAALPIALGGDPTNLLYIGVFAFVAVVVVDTIPDLILRPILSGKETHVGLLMLAYTLGPVVLGFYGLFFAPILLVVGLTFANTALPRLLGADENVRRDAGDHSGFEQWAQSEHPEAPTSSADNPDDQPAE is encoded by the coding sequence ATGGATGGAAACCGCTTCGTCGTCGCCCTCTTCGGTCTCCTCGTCGGCGTCATCACCGCCGCGCTCGCCTACGAGTTCATCGCGCCGCTCACCGTCTCGGTGTTCCTGTACTACTCCACCCGACGGTACCACCGCTTTCTCAGTCGGTTCCGACTTCCGTCGAGCGCGCGGGCCGTCGTCGTTCTCGCGTCGCTCGCATTGCCCCTAATCCTGCTGGTGAGCTACGCGACGGTGCTGTTGATCGTCGAGGCCCGCCGATTCATCGAGCAGTACGCGCTCATCGAAGTCGCCAACCAGCGCTTCGAGTGGTTCGGCGGGGTCAACGAACTCCCCGAATTCACCGTCCAAGGACTGTACGACGCCTACCGGTCCGGCGATCTCGCCCCGTTCATCGACTTCGCGACCGAGCACGCGGAGTTCCTGACGACGCTCGTCTCGGGGTTCTTTCTCAACATCTTCATCGTCGTCATCGTCACCTACTACCTGCTCGTCGACGGCCACAAGGTCAGCCGCTGGCTGCTCAAGTTCGACGACGGCGCGATCATCCGCGAGTATCTCGAAGCCGTCGACGACGAACTGGAGGCCGTCCTGTTCGGCAATCTCCTGAACGTCCTCGCGATTTCGTTGATCGCGATCGGCGCGTTCAGCCTCTATAACACGTTCGTCCCCGCCGCGGCGGAGGTCCCGTACCCCGCGCTCGTCGGGGCACTCACCGGTATCGCGAGCCTCATTCCGGTCGTCGGAATGAAGATCGTCTACGTGCCCGTGACGATCGCCGCCGCGCTCCCGATCGCGCTCGGCGGCGACCCCACTAATTTGCTATACATCGGCGTGTTCGCCTTCGTCGCGGTCGTCGTCGTCGACACAATCCCGGATCTGATCCTCCGGCCGATCCTCAGCGGCAAGGAGACGCACGTGGGGCTGCTGATGCTGGCGTACACGCTGGGGCCGGTCGTCCTCGGGTTCTACGGGCTCTTTTTCGCGCCGATCCTGCTCGTCGTCGGGCTCACGTTCGCGAACACGGCGCTGCCGCGGCTCCTCGGTGCCGACGAGAACGTCCGTAGAGACGCTGGGGACCACTCTGGATTCGAGCAGTGGGCGCAGTCGGAACACCCGGAAGCCCCGACGTCATCCGCCGACAACCCGGACGATCAGCCCGCGGAGTGA
- a CDS encoding Yip1 family protein, translating into MVPSVRSLPQLAVSPTRFFEERPPAETLPIAAAVVVAFSITLTVSLLLVGSMLAGAVDATVTMDNPERPPDFVCEQHDDDPDSTFSEGCDEPKTIERDAGRLIEEAVSEQLWIGLVAPFVLWAIGTAVIFAGGRLAAGDPSFAGSAALAGWAALPEFARVIAGIAGIWYVLDDLTITDLDGAPAVLEAAMASIEPVLLIASAITLLWQWSILSAGLSEDADVSRGAAAVAVGVPLVIFFILGAL; encoded by the coding sequence ATGGTCCCCTCCGTCCGCTCCCTCCCACAGCTCGCCGTGTCGCCGACGCGGTTCTTCGAGGAACGGCCACCGGCCGAAACGCTTCCGATAGCCGCGGCCGTCGTCGTGGCGTTCTCGATCACGCTCACCGTTTCCCTGCTCCTTGTCGGCTCGATGCTCGCCGGCGCGGTCGACGCCACGGTCACGATGGACAACCCCGAACGCCCGCCGGATTTCGTCTGTGAGCAGCACGACGACGACCCCGATTCGACGTTCAGCGAGGGCTGTGACGAGCCGAAAACGATCGAACGCGACGCTGGCCGACTGATCGAAGAGGCCGTGAGCGAGCAGCTCTGGATCGGACTGGTCGCGCCTTTCGTCCTGTGGGCGATCGGGACGGCCGTCATCTTCGCCGGCGGTCGCCTCGCGGCCGGCGATCCGTCGTTCGCCGGTTCGGCGGCGCTCGCCGGCTGGGCCGCACTCCCCGAATTCGCCCGAGTTATCGCGGGTATCGCCGGAATCTGGTACGTCCTCGACGACCTCACGATCACGGATCTCGACGGCGCACCCGCCGTTCTGGAAGCCGCGATGGCCTCGATCGAACCCGTCCTCTTGATCGCTTCGGCGATCACGCTGCTCTGGCAGTGGTCGATTCTCAGCGCGGGGCTCAGCGAGGACGCGGACGTCTCTCGCGGTGCCGCCGCCGTCGCGGTCGGCGTTCCACTCGTGATCTTCTTTATTCTTGGGGCGCTGTGA
- a CDS encoding RNA methyltransferase — MTLTVLVPSSLVREAEDKREATRKLGYVARAATVFRADRLAVFPDREGERRWGGEFVETVLRYAATPPHLRKEVWGKRDELEYVGILPPLRVPSMTGSESDGSGSLTQGIVTEVGPDGRVRVNCGLQHPVSLLVPPSMEVQQGARVAIRISSREPVRARIVDEPVPGFDVSRMDLEEALGRADAGVTIATSRFGEALTTTRLPQLASRVEREGATVAFGSPGRGLPAILGVDVEDAVEPADGPGFDLWLNTIPRQGSETVRTEEAMFASLATLTLTE; from the coding sequence ATGACGCTGACCGTACTCGTGCCGTCCTCTCTCGTCCGAGAGGCCGAAGATAAACGCGAGGCAACTCGCAAACTCGGCTACGTCGCCCGTGCGGCGACGGTGTTTCGGGCGGATCGGCTCGCCGTCTTCCCCGATCGGGAAGGCGAGCGACGCTGGGGGGGCGAGTTCGTCGAAACGGTGCTTCGATACGCCGCAACGCCGCCGCACCTCCGAAAGGAGGTATGGGGCAAGCGCGACGAACTCGAGTACGTCGGCATCCTTCCGCCCCTCCGTGTCCCGTCTATGACCGGCTCCGAATCAGACGGTTCGGGGTCGTTAACACAGGGAATCGTGACCGAGGTCGGACCTGACGGCCGCGTTCGGGTCAATTGCGGACTGCAACACCCGGTCTCTCTGCTCGTACCTCCGTCGATGGAGGTCCAGCAGGGAGCGCGCGTCGCCATCAGGATCTCTTCGCGAGAACCGGTCCGTGCGCGGATCGTCGACGAACCCGTTCCGGGCTTCGACGTGTCCCGTATGGACCTCGAGGAAGCACTCGGCCGCGCCGATGCGGGCGTCACAATCGCGACGTCCCGCTTCGGCGAGGCGCTGACCACGACACGGCTGCCGCAGCTCGCCTCGCGCGTCGAGCGCGAGGGCGCAACAGTCGCGTTCGGGTCGCCCGGTCGTGGGCTTCCGGCCATCCTCGGCGTCGACGTCGAGGATGCGGTCGAACCCGCAGACGGTCCGGGGTTCGATCTCTGGCTGAATACGATTCCGCGACAGGGCAGCGAGACCGTGCGAACCGAAGAAGCGATGTTCGCCTCCCTCGCGACCCTGACACTCACGGAGTGA
- a CDS encoding 50S ribosomal protein L3 has translation MPQPNRPRKGSMGFSPRKRAAKEVPRIRSWPDDDGSPGIQGFAGYKAGMTQVMMVNDEANSPTEGMEEAVPVTVVETPPMRAVALRAYEDTPYGAKPLTEVWTDEFEEHLDRTLDLPNEDTFEDDADDLRSAVEAGEVDDVRLITHTVPSEMQNVPKKKPDVMETRVGGGSVEERIDFALDLVGEGGEHELADVFRAGEYLDVAGVTKGKGTQGPVKRWGVQKRKGKHARQGWRRRIGNLGPWNPSRVRSTVPQQGQTGYHQRTELNKRLIDIGEGSEPTVDGGFVGYGEVDGPYALVKGSLPGPDKRLLRFRPAVRPGDQPRLDPEVRYVSTQSNQG, from the coding sequence ATGCCACAACCAAACAGACCACGAAAAGGTTCGATGGGCTTCAGCCCGCGCAAGCGTGCGGCCAAGGAGGTCCCACGCATCCGGTCGTGGCCCGACGACGACGGGTCCCCGGGCATCCAAGGGTTCGCCGGTTACAAAGCCGGAATGACCCAAGTGATGATGGTCAACGACGAGGCCAACTCCCCCACCGAGGGAATGGAGGAGGCCGTGCCGGTGACCGTCGTCGAGACGCCGCCGATGCGCGCTGTCGCCCTACGAGCCTACGAAGACACGCCGTACGGTGCAAAGCCCCTGACGGAAGTGTGGACTGACGAGTTCGAGGAGCACCTCGACCGCACCCTCGACCTCCCCAACGAGGACACCTTCGAGGACGACGCCGACGACCTCAGATCTGCGGTCGAGGCCGGCGAGGTCGACGACGTCCGACTCATCACCCACACCGTCCCGAGCGAGATGCAGAACGTCCCCAAGAAGAAGCCCGACGTGATGGAGACCCGCGTCGGCGGCGGCTCCGTCGAAGAGCGCATCGACTTCGCGCTCGACCTCGTCGGCGAGGGCGGCGAGCACGAGCTCGCCGACGTCTTCCGCGCCGGCGAGTACCTCGACGTCGCCGGCGTCACGAAAGGCAAGGGGACGCAGGGCCCCGTCAAGCGGTGGGGCGTCCAGAAGCGGAAGGGCAAACACGCCCGCCAAGGATGGCGGCGTCGGATCGGGAACCTCGGTCCGTGGAATCCTTCGCGCGTGCGCTCGACCGTTCCCCAGCAGGGGCAGACGGGCTACCACCAGCGGACCGAACTGAACAAGCGCCTCATCGACATCGGTGAGGGAAGCGAACCGACCGTCGACGGCGGCTTCGTCGGCTACGGCGAAGTCGACGGCCCGTACGCGCTCGTCAAGGGCTCGCTCCCGGGCCCGGACAAGCGCCTCCTGCGGTTCCGTCCGGCCGTCCGACCAGGCGACCAACCGCGCCTCGATCCCGAGGTGCGCTACGTGTCGACCCAATCGAACCAAGGATAA
- the rpl4p gene encoding 50S ribosomal protein L4 → MQATIRDLNGDDAGTLDLPEVFETTYRPDLIERAVVAAQANRKQAYGADPYAGMRTPAESFGSGRGMSHDPRENGRARRVPHAVKGRKAHPPKAEKDQGKDINDKERKLAVRSAIAATTDAELVTERGHQFDDDVELPLVVDDDFEGLVKTREVVDLLETLGVHGDIERSDENKKVKAGRGKTRGRKYTRPKSILFVTSEEPSKAARNLPGADVVTAANVGAEDLAPGTQAGRLTIFTESAVEEVADR, encoded by the coding sequence ATGCAGGCAACAATTCGCGACCTGAACGGCGACGACGCCGGCACGCTCGACCTGCCCGAGGTCTTCGAGACGACCTACCGTCCCGACCTCATCGAGCGAGCCGTGGTCGCCGCGCAGGCGAACCGAAAACAGGCGTACGGTGCCGACCCTTACGCGGGGATGCGAACTCCGGCCGAATCGTTCGGCAGCGGCCGCGGGATGTCACACGACCCCCGCGAAAACGGACGCGCCCGACGCGTGCCGCACGCGGTCAAGGGCCGGAAGGCGCACCCGCCGAAGGCGGAGAAAGACCAAGGCAAAGACATCAACGACAAGGAGCGAAAGCTCGCCGTCCGCTCGGCGATCGCCGCCACGACGGACGCGGAGCTCGTCACCGAGCGCGGACATCAGTTCGACGACGACGTCGAACTCCCGCTCGTCGTCGACGACGACTTCGAGGGTCTCGTCAAGACCCGCGAGGTCGTCGACCTGCTCGAAACCCTCGGCGTTCACGGCGACATCGAGCGCTCCGACGAGAACAAGAAAGTGAAGGCCGGCCGCGGAAAGACCCGTGGCCGCAAGTACACGCGTCCGAAATCGATCCTCTTCGTCACGAGCGAAGAGCCCTCGAAGGCGGCGCGGAACCTCCCCGGCGCTGACGTGGTCACTGCGGCCAACGTCGGTGCGGAGGATCTCGCGCCCGGGACGCAGGCGGGCCGACTCACGATCTTCACCGAGAGCGCGGTCGAGGAGGTGGCGGACCGATGA
- a CDS encoding 50S ribosomal protein L23, whose protein sequence is MSSLIDHPLVTEKAMDEMDFDNKLQFIVDIDATKTEIVDEVESRYEVAVVDVNTQITPKGKKKATVRLHEDDEAQEVASRIGVF, encoded by the coding sequence ATGAGTTCGCTCATCGACCACCCGCTCGTCACGGAGAAGGCGATGGACGAGATGGACTTCGACAACAAGCTCCAGTTCATCGTCGACATCGACGCCACGAAGACGGAGATCGTCGACGAGGTGGAATCGCGCTACGAGGTGGCCGTCGTGGACGTAAACACGCAGATAACGCCGAAAGGCAAGAAGAAGGCGACCGTCCGACTCCACGAGGACGACGAAGCGCAGGAAGTCGCCTCACGAATCGGGGTGTTCTGA